Proteins encoded within one genomic window of Patescibacteria group bacterium:
- the rpsC gene encoding 30S ribosomal protein S3: protein MGHKVNPLSFRLPLNHKWQSIWFSDKNYAELLHADIKIRNLITKKYRNSGVDSVNIARGTNEIIITISTAKPGLIIGRSGSGVNDLKASLEKIVSGKMRLNIEEIKKPDLKANLIAQSIVNQIERRVSYRRAMKQAVEKSIVAGAKGIKIMVSGRLNGAEIARSEKLVQGPVTLATLRSDIDYACVPANTTFGVIGVKVWIYLGVSDANTSEN from the coding sequence ATGGGTCATAAAGTTAATCCACTAAGCTTCAGATTACCCCTAAACCATAAATGGCAATCAATATGGTTTTCCGACAAAAATTATGCCGAGCTTTTGCATGCGGATATTAAAATTCGTAACTTAATTACCAAAAAATATCGTAATTCCGGCGTTGATTCAGTTAATATTGCCCGTGGCACTAACGAAATCATCATCACCATTTCTACCGCCAAACCCGGTTTAATCATTGGACGTTCCGGTAGCGGAGTGAATGATTTGAAAGCTTCGTTAGAGAAGATTGTTAGCGGAAAAATGCGCTTGAACATCGAAGAAATTAAAAAACCAGATTTGAAAGCCAATTTAATTGCCCAAAGTATTGTAAACCAGATTGAACGCCGCGTATCGTATCGCCGCGCCATGAAACAAGCGGTGGAAAAATCAATTGTGGCTGGTGCCAAAGGCATTAAAATTATGGTTAGTGGAAGATTAAACGGCGCCGAAATTGCCCGTAGCGAAAAATTGGTCCAAGGCCCGGTTACCCTGGCTACGCTACGCAGTGATATTGATTATGCTTGTGTTCCCGCAAATACCACTTTTGGTGTAATTGGCGTTAAGGTATGGATTTATTTAGGAGTAAGCGATGCTAATACCAGCGAAAATTAA
- the rpmC gene encoding 50S ribosomal protein L29, translating to MKKIQTKLTELRAKTDKQLRADLANLSADLHKVGMGISLQKEKNTSQVNKIKKNIARINTILQEKYYEQ from the coding sequence ATGAAAAAAATTCAAACCAAATTAACTGAATTACGAGCCAAAACCGACAAACAACTTCGGGCAGATTTAGCTAATCTATCCGCAGATTTACACAAGGTTGGAATGGGCATTAGCTTGCAAAAAGAAAAGAATACCAGCCAAGTTAATAAAATTAAAAAGAATATCGCCCGAATTAATACGATATTACAGGAAAAATACTATGAACAATAA
- the rplV gene encoding 50S ribosomal protein L22 has product MVNVTNKFVKTAPRKIRLILDAIRGTNAEVALSKLQFMPNTAARDIYNTLHSAVATAKENGLTTDNLIVIRAFCNEGPRIKRRIMISHGRARGINKQMSHIHLSLSTPTAKTVKES; this is encoded by the coding sequence ATGGTTAATGTAACAAACAAATTTGTTAAAACAGCCCCGCGAAAAATTCGTCTAATTTTAGACGCTATTCGAGGTACGAATGCAGAGGTTGCTTTATCTAAATTACAGTTTATGCCAAATACCGCCGCCAGAGACATTTACAACACCTTACATTCAGCGGTTGCCACAGCCAAGGAAAATGGTTTGACCACAGATAACTTAATCGTGATTCGGGCATTTTGTAATGAAGGCCCACGTATCAAACGTCGGATTATGATATCACACGGTCGCGCCCGCGGAATCAACAAACAGATGTCACACATTCACTTATCACTTTCAACACCCACCGCAAAAACGGTTAAGGAGTCATAA
- the fusA gene encoding elongation factor G: MAREVSIELTRNIGTIAHIDAGKTTVTEGILYRTGKVHKIGEVHEGEATMDWMEQERERGITITSAATTCYWKNHRINIIDTPGHVDFTVEVERSLRVLDGAVVIFDGKMGVEPQSETVWRQADKYTVPRICFINKINQTGGDFYKSLASIRERLSKNTFPIQLPIGFEQSINGVVDVVARKAYTYKDYTDHELVETEIPSSMVDEVEKYRTELLEKAVEADDTAMEKYLNGEELTDDELKTAIRKSVIKGDFYPVMGGDGRGVIVETLLDAVVAYLPSPHDVAQVKGVDLKTDADIEVKTDDNGSFVGLAFKVAADPFVGKLIFFRVYRGILKSGSYVVNTTNGEKERIGRIVRLHANHREDVNEVYSGDIAAAVGLKATRTGDTLCDSDNQVRLESITFPEPVIDMAVEPKTKADQEKMGVAIARLVEEDPTLRVKSNQETGQTILSGMGELHLEIIVDRMRREFKVEVTSGKPQVAYKETVRSEVEQEGKFIRQSGGRGQYGHVYLRVKPNESGQGLEFENKIVGGAIPKEYIPAVEQGVKEAMEKGVIAGYPVEGLHVTLFDGTFHEVDSSEMAFKIAGSMALQDAVKKANPTILEPIMKVEVTTPEDFMGDVIGDLNAKRGQIQQMTERGTAKIVDATVPLSSMFGYATTLRSMSQGRASYSMEFDHYESVPANIQLDIISGKVK, translated from the coding sequence ATGGCACGCGAAGTTTCAATTGAATTAACTCGTAACATTGGCACCATCGCCCATATTGATGCCGGTAAAACTACTGTTACCGAAGGTATTTTGTATCGTACCGGTAAAGTGCATAAAATCGGCGAAGTGCATGAAGGCGAAGCAACCATGGACTGGATGGAGCAAGAGCGCGAGCGCGGTATTACCATCACCTCTGCTGCCACCACCTGTTATTGGAAAAATCATCGTATTAACATTATTGACACCCCGGGACACGTTGACTTTACCGTTGAGGTAGAACGATCATTGCGCGTACTAGATGGCGCAGTGGTCATTTTTGATGGCAAAATGGGGGTAGAGCCACAATCCGAGACTGTTTGGCGTCAAGCAGACAAATATACCGTTCCGCGTATTTGCTTTATCAATAAAATTAACCAAACCGGCGGCGATTTCTATAAATCACTGGCCTCTATTCGCGAACGCTTATCTAAAAACACTTTTCCAATTCAGCTGCCAATTGGCTTTGAACAAAGCATTAACGGTGTGGTAGATGTAGTGGCGCGAAAAGCTTATACCTATAAAGATTATACCGATCACGAGTTGGTTGAGACCGAAATTCCGTCTAGTATGGTAGATGAAGTAGAGAAATATCGTACCGAACTACTAGAAAAAGCGGTTGAAGCCGATGACACGGCGATGGAAAAATATTTAAATGGCGAAGAGCTAACCGACGACGAATTAAAAACAGCCATTCGCAAAAGCGTCATTAAAGGTGATTTCTACCCGGTGATGGGTGGAGATGGCCGCGGTGTGATCGTAGAAACGTTGCTAGACGCTGTGGTGGCCTATTTGCCATCTCCTCATGATGTTGCGCAGGTTAAGGGTGTAGATCTTAAAACCGATGCCGACATTGAAGTTAAAACCGATGATAACGGTTCATTTGTGGGCTTGGCTTTTAAAGTTGCTGCAGATCCGTTTGTGGGTAAATTAATTTTCTTCCGCGTATATCGTGGCATCTTGAAATCAGGATCATACGTGGTTAACACTACTAACGGTGAAAAAGAACGTATTGGTCGCATTGTGCGTTTGCACGCCAATCATCGCGAAGATGTAAACGAAGTTTATTCCGGTGATATTGCCGCTGCGGTTGGCTTAAAAGCCACTCGAACCGGTGATACGTTGTGCGACAGCGATAATCAAGTTAGATTGGAATCCATAACCTTCCCAGAGCCGGTTATCGATATGGCAGTTGAGCCAAAAACCAAAGCCGACCAAGAAAAAATGGGTGTGGCTATTGCTCGATTAGTCGAGGAAGATCCAACATTAAGAGTTAAATCTAACCAAGAAACCGGCCAGACAATTTTGTCCGGAATGGGCGAGCTGCATTTGGAAATTATTGTAGATAGAATGCGCCGCGAGTTTAAGGTAGAGGTAACCTCTGGTAAGCCTCAGGTGGCCTACAAAGAGACCGTACGCAGCGAAGTAGAGCAAGAAGGCAAGTTTATCCGTCAGTCGGGTGGTCGTGGCCAGTACGGGCATGTTTATTTGCGCGTCAAACCTAACGAATCCGGCCAAGGTCTGGAGTTTGAGAATAAAATTGTCGGTGGTGCTATTCCTAAAGAATACATTCCGGCGGTTGAGCAAGGCGTTAAAGAAGCGATGGAAAAAGGCGTTATTGCCGGATATCCGGTTGAAGGCCTACACGTTACCTTATTTGACGGTACTTTTCACGAAGTTGACTCGTCTGAAATGGCATTCAAAATTGCCGGTTCAATGGCATTGCAAGATGCGGTTAAAAAGGCAAATCCAACCATTTTGGAGCCAATTATGAAGGTTGAAGTGACTACTCCGGAAGATTTTATGGGCGATGTGATTGGTGATTTGAACGCCAAGCGTGGTCAAATTCAGCAGATGACCGAGCGTGGCACCGCCAAAATTGTCGATGCAACCGTGCCGCTTTCAAGCATGTTTGGATATGCCACCACATTGCGATCGATGTCTCAGGGCCGAGCGTCATATTCGATGGAATTTGACCATTACGAATCAGTCCCAGCTAACATCCAACTAGACATTATTTCCGGTAAAGTTAAGTAA
- the rpsG gene encoding 30S ribosomal protein S7, translating to MSRGRNHPKINIVQPDPVYQSVALGKFINYILLDGKKSVAQKIVYTALEQIGKKTNLDPMEVFDTAIKNASPVLEVKGKRIGGANYQIPFEVPRARRQTLAMKWMIASARGKQGKPMSEFLAEEITDAYHNTGAAMKKKDDMHRMADANKAFAHFAKFTG from the coding sequence ATGTCAAGAGGCCGAAATCATCCTAAAATTAATATTGTCCAACCTGATCCAGTTTATCAAAGCGTCGCATTGGGTAAGTTTATCAACTATATTTTGCTAGATGGCAAAAAATCAGTCGCCCAAAAAATTGTCTATACTGCGCTTGAGCAAATTGGCAAAAAAACCAACCTAGACCCAATGGAAGTGTTTGATACCGCTATCAAAAATGCCTCACCGGTGTTAGAGGTTAAAGGTAAACGTATTGGTGGCGCAAACTATCAAATCCCGTTTGAAGTGCCTCGCGCTCGTCGTCAAACTTTAGCGATGAAGTGGATGATTGCATCTGCTCGCGGCAAACAAGGCAAACCAATGTCAGAGTTTCTGGCCGAAGAAATTACCGATGCTTATCACAACACCGGCGCAGCGATGAAGAAAAAAGACGATATGCACCGCATGGCAGACGCCAACAAGGCCTTTGCTCACTTTGCCAAGTTTACCGGGTAA
- the rplB gene encoding 50S ribosomal protein L2 yields the protein MKSNLIKPTSPGQRGSTKRDYSEITTTTPTKSLLSVLTKTGGRNHSGRITVRHIGGGHKRRYRMIDFKRANHAPAEVKSIEYDPNRSANIALLEHNDGTLSYILAPKGLTVGEKLEAGDKVKAVSGNAMMLKNIPTGLQVHNIELLPNQGGTMVRSAGLSATVLAHENNKSIVKLPSGELRRFDSTCYATIGEVSNSQHANIVYAKAGRKRWLGIRPTVRGKAMNPNTHPHGGGEGNTSIGMKYPKTPWGAPALGKRTRDKNNRSSVMIVRRRDK from the coding sequence ATGAAAAGTAATTTAATTAAACCAACCTCACCGGGACAGCGTGGCTCCACCAAGCGTGATTATTCGGAAATTACCACCACCACCCCAACAAAATCGTTACTATCTGTTTTAACTAAAACCGGTGGTCGTAATCATAGTGGAAGAATCACGGTTAGACACATTGGCGGTGGACACAAACGTCGATACCGAATGATTGATTTTAAGCGCGCTAATCATGCTCCAGCAGAAGTAAAATCAATTGAATACGATCCAAACCGATCTGCTAACATTGCCTTACTTGAGCACAATGACGGCACCTTAAGCTACATTTTGGCACCAAAAGGATTGACCGTGGGTGAAAAACTCGAAGCTGGTGATAAAGTTAAAGCAGTTAGCGGCAATGCAATGATGCTTAAGAACATTCCAACCGGCTTGCAGGTTCATAATATCGAGCTATTGCCAAATCAGGGTGGCACCATGGTTCGTAGCGCCGGTTTATCTGCTACTGTTTTGGCGCACGAAAACAATAAATCAATTGTAAAACTACCTAGTGGCGAGCTAAGACGCTTTGATTCCACCTGTTATGCCACTATTGGTGAGGTATCAAATTCACAACATGCCAACATTGTTTACGCTAAAGCCGGCCGCAAACGCTGGTTGGGTATTAGACCAACCGTCCGTGGTAAAGCAATGAACCCGAATACTCACCCACATGGTGGTGGTGAGGGAAACACATCGATTGGTATGAAATATCCAAAAACTCCTTGGGGCGCACCGGCATTGGGCAAACGCACCAGAGATAAAAACAATCGTTCAAGCGTAATGATTGTAAGACGAAGGGATAAATAA
- the rplD gene encoding 50S ribosomal protein L4, producing MKLAVINNQGKSVKELVMADVSEVSDAVVTDTVRFIQNSLRQPVAHTKDRGAVSGGGIKPWKQKGTGRARAGSSRSPLWRGGGVTFGPLSINSFATRLPKKVRQLASLKAWYQQIDHSNVIAIENYPTFTKTKEAVSWLKSIGIDGVKTLVVLPEKAEIALSLSNIPFVKIVFGQHFNIIDVMSARKIVIDSEIIKSILPLEEAKSKKIVEDTTAVTPSDEVKSKSKAKHE from the coding sequence ATGAAGTTAGCAGTTATAAATAATCAGGGTAAATCGGTTAAAGAGTTGGTTATGGCCGACGTGTCAGAAGTATCTGATGCGGTGGTAACCGATACGGTTAGATTTATTCAGAATTCACTTAGACAACCGGTAGCGCACACCAAAGATCGCGGTGCGGTTAGTGGTGGTGGAATTAAACCTTGGAAACAAAAAGGTACTGGCCGTGCTAGAGCCGGCTCAAGCCGTTCGCCATTGTGGCGCGGTGGTGGTGTAACCTTTGGTCCGCTATCTATTAACTCATTTGCCACTCGTTTGCCTAAAAAAGTGCGCCAGCTAGCCAGTTTAAAGGCGTGGTATCAACAAATTGATCACAGTAACGTAATTGCGATAGAAAATTATCCAACTTTTACTAAAACCAAAGAAGCAGTTAGTTGGTTAAAATCAATCGGAATTGATGGAGTTAAAACTCTGGTAGTATTGCCGGAAAAAGCCGAGATTGCCCTTAGTTTAAGCAATATTCCGTTTGTCAAAATCGTCTTTGGCCAGCATTTTAACATCATTGACGTAATGTCTGCCCGTAAAATTGTAATTGACAGCGAAATAATTAAGTCAATCTTACCCCTAGAAGAAGCAAAATCCAAAAAAATCGTAGAAGATACCACCGCTGTTACTCCATCTGACGAAGTAAAGTCAAAGAGCAAGGCTAAACATGAATAA
- the rpsQ gene encoding 30S ribosomal protein S17, protein MNNNQLASNAARVIRIADVHTATVELKRDALNTKYKKRYSKTSTRMVDTTGHAVNVGDVVEMVQTRPISKNKSWKVSKVITPAKVLTKLDDDTKEVQE, encoded by the coding sequence ATGAACAATAATCAACTCGCATCAAACGCCGCCAGAGTCATTAGAATTGCCGATGTGCACACCGCCACCGTTGAGCTTAAGCGCGACGCCTTGAATACCAAATACAAAAAGCGTTATTCCAAAACTTCAACGCGCATGGTAGATACCACTGGTCACGCGGTAAATGTGGGTGATGTGGTTGAGATGGTTCAAACCCGACCAATTTCCAAAAACAAATCATGGAAAGTTAGTAAAGTAATCACTCCAGCCAAAGTTTTAACCAAATTAGATGATGACACCAAGGAAGTACAAGAATGA
- the rplP gene encoding 50S ribosomal protein L16, translated as MLIPAKIKHRKQQRGKMPGNATRGSEVIFGYFGLKATSRGLLTSRQIESARRAMTRYIKRGGKVFIRVFPDKPITKSAAETPMGGGKGTLDHFAVVVKPGTVMFEMDGVIESVAKEAMRLASYKLPVDTKFITKD; from the coding sequence ATGCTAATACCAGCGAAAATTAAACATCGAAAGCAACAGCGCGGCAAAATGCCGGGTAACGCCACTCGTGGCAGTGAAGTAATTTTTGGTTACTTTGGCTTAAAAGCCACCTCGCGTGGGTTGTTAACATCGCGTCAGATTGAATCAGCGCGTCGTGCCATGACCCGATATATCAAACGAGGCGGAAAAGTATTTATTCGAGTTTTCCCAGACAAACCAATCACCAAATCTGCTGCTGAAACCCCAATGGGTGGTGGAAAAGGCACGCTAGACCACTTTGCAGTCGTGGTCAAACCAGGCACAGTAATGTTCGAAATGGATGGGGTGATCGAATCTGTGGCCAAAGAGGCAATGCGCCTAGCCAGCTACAAATTACCGGTTGATACAAAATTTATTACCAAAGATTAA
- a CDS encoding type II secretion system protein encodes MRKSFNLIEILIVVSVIGILAAMTLNYAKSARLRARDATRKNDMQTLRLNMVNYKQANSIYPGAGASNVYSCASQGGAPSNWTSTLLPALAAFASTLPSDPIGKCNGGLLVSKANDATKNPNDVYDYWVYTQKTNANNSMAYGILSVLEINNSSVSCATTYSNGGCHDLARETYVLSADSYVNTHYYTIGCQYDAATQATRVAAGLTPICPEKQ; translated from the coding sequence ATGCGTAAGTCATTCAATCTAATTGAGATATTAATTGTCGTATCGGTTATTGGCATTTTGGCCGCGATGACTTTAAATTACGCTAAATCTGCACGCTTAAGAGCGCGTGATGCTACTCGTAAAAACGATATGCAGACGCTTCGTCTAAATATGGTTAATTATAAACAGGCTAACTCGATTTATCCGGGGGCTGGCGCGTCTAATGTTTATTCCTGTGCATCACAGGGTGGCGCACCAAGTAACTGGACTTCCACATTGCTACCGGCACTAGCCGCATTTGCGTCAACTCTGCCATCTGACCCAATCGGAAAATGTAATGGCGGTTTGTTGGTATCAAAAGCCAATGATGCCACTAAAAATCCCAACGATGTCTATGATTATTGGGTTTATACTCAAAAAACGAACGCCAACAACAGTATGGCCTATGGAATTTTGTCAGTACTAGAGATAAATAATAGTTCGGTTAGCTGCGCTACAACATATTCCAATGGTGGCTGCCATGATCTCGCACGCGAAACGTATGTTTTAAGTGCTGATAGCTACGTGAATACACATTATTATACAATTGGCTGTCAGTATGATGCGGCCACGCAAGCTACTCGAGTTGCCGCCGGGCTAACCCCAATCTGCCCCGAAAAACAGTGA
- the rpsJ gene encoding 30S ribosomal protein S10 yields MTKQRIRIRLKAYDYRIIDKSSSQIIQTAERTGASIIGPVPLPTDKKSITVIRSPHVHKDSREQFEMRIHKRLIDVIEPTSKTIDALMSLDLPAGVDVEIKM; encoded by the coding sequence ATTACAAAACAGCGCATCCGAATACGACTGAAGGCGTACGACTATCGAATCATCGATAAATCGTCAAGTCAGATTATTCAGACAGCCGAGCGTACCGGAGCCAGTATTATCGGGCCAGTACCATTGCCAACTGATAAAAAATCAATCACCGTTATTCGATCACCTCATGTGCACAAAGATTCCCGAGAACAGTTCGAAATGCGGATTCACAAGAGATTAATTGATGTTATTGAACCCACCAGTAAAACTATCGACGCGTTAATGAGTTTGGATTTACCCGCTGGCGTCGACGTAGAAATTAAAATGTAA
- a CDS encoding 50S ribosomal protein L23, producing the protein MNNITAHISEKSLKLVEENQYTFSVSKDATKGQVKSFVKKMYKVDPISVNIVNIKGKVKGQGQKSGQRANISKAIVRLNAKQKIAEFNVGETNEK; encoded by the coding sequence ATGAATAATATCACCGCTCATATTAGCGAAAAGAGTCTGAAATTGGTTGAAGAAAACCAGTACACTTTTAGCGTATCTAAAGATGCCACTAAAGGTCAGGTTAAAAGCTTTGTGAAAAAAATGTACAAAGTAGATCCAATTTCAGTCAATATTGTTAATATTAAGGGTAAAGTTAAGGGTCAAGGTCAAAAGTCTGGTCAACGCGCCAACATTTCAAAGGCGATTGTTAGACTTAACGCCAAGCAAAAAATTGCGGAATTTAACGTAGGTGAGACCAATGAAAAGTAA
- the tuf gene encoding elongation factor Tu: MAQEKFERSKPHVNVGTIGHVDHGKTTLTAAITHVLAKKGLATARKFDEIDNAPEEKARGITIATSHQEYETEKRHYAHVDCPGHADYVKNMITGAAQMDGAILVVAATDGPMPQTREHILLAHQVGVPRIVVFMNKCDMVNDPELLDLVEMEVRELLSKYEYDGDNAPIIRGSALKALEGDAKEEDNIMALMKSLDEYIPEPVRELDKPFLLPVEDVFSIKGRGTVATGRIERGQVKVNEEIEIVGIRPTKKTTVTGVEMFKKLLDEGRAGDNVGVLLRGIERDDIERGQVLAKPGSITPHTEFNAEVYILTKEEGGRHTPFFKGYKPQFYIRTTDVTGEVILPADTEMVMPGDTVKIEVKLIVPIAMEEGMRFAIREGGHTVGAGMVTKINK; the protein is encoded by the coding sequence ATGGCTCAAGAGAAATTTGAACGATCCAAACCACACGTAAATGTGGGTACCATTGGACACGTTGACCACGGCAAAACAACCTTAACCGCTGCTATCACCCATGTGTTAGCTAAAAAAGGTTTAGCCACCGCCCGTAAGTTTGACGAGATCGATAACGCTCCTGAAGAGAAGGCACGTGGTATTACCATTGCCACCTCTCACCAAGAGTATGAGACCGAAAAGCGTCACTACGCCCACGTTGACTGTCCGGGTCACGCTGACTACGTTAAAAACATGATTACTGGTGCTGCTCAAATGGATGGCGCTATCCTAGTGGTTGCTGCCACCGACGGCCCAATGCCACAAACTCGTGAGCACATTTTGTTAGCTCACCAAGTTGGTGTGCCTCGTATTGTAGTGTTTATGAACAAGTGCGACATGGTTAACGACCCAGAACTACTTGATTTAGTAGAGATGGAAGTTCGCGAACTATTGTCCAAATACGAATATGATGGCGATAACGCGCCTATTATCCGCGGTTCAGCCTTAAAAGCCTTAGAAGGTGATGCCAAAGAAGAAGACAATATTATGGCCCTAATGAAGTCGCTTGACGAATACATCCCAGAGCCAGTGCGCGAATTAGACAAACCATTCCTATTGCCGGTAGAAGACGTTTTCTCAATCAAAGGTCGTGGCACCGTTGCCACCGGTCGTATCGAACGCGGACAAGTTAAAGTAAACGAAGAAATTGAAATTGTCGGTATTCGTCCAACCAAGAAAACCACGGTTACCGGTGTAGAAATGTTCAAGAAATTACTAGATGAAGGTCGTGCCGGAGACAACGTTGGTGTATTGCTACGCGGTATTGAGCGAGACGACATCGAACGCGGGCAAGTTTTGGCCAAGCCTGGTTCCATCACTCCTCACACCGAATTTAACGCTGAAGTGTATATCTTAACCAAAGAGGAAGGCGGACGTCATACTCCATTCTTCAAGGGTTACAAACCACAGTTTTACATTCGTACCACAGACGTAACCGGCGAAGTTATTTTACCTGCCGACACCGAAATGGTTATGCCTGGTGATACCGTAAAGATTGAAGTTAAATTGATTGTTCCTATTGCCATGGAAGAGGGCATGAGATTCGCCATTCGTGAAGGTGGACACACTGTTGGCGCCGGAATGGTTACCAAAATTAACAAATAA
- the rpsS gene encoding 30S ribosomal protein S19, producing the protein MSRSLKKGPFIDPKLLKKVQAVKPGEKVNIRTWSRSSTIFPEMVGMTFSVHNGKEHIPVYVVEDMVGHKLGEFSPTRKFRRHSGKKAEAGRKE; encoded by the coding sequence ATGAGCCGATCATTAAAAAAGGGACCATTTATTGATCCGAAATTATTGAAAAAAGTTCAAGCCGTAAAACCGGGCGAAAAAGTTAATATTCGCACCTGGAGCCGTTCAAGCACCATCTTTCCGGAAATGGTGGGAATGACCTTTAGCGTCCATAATGGCAAAGAACATATTCCGGTTTACGTGGTAGAAGATATGGTTGGACACAAATTGGGTGAATTTTCACCTACCCGTAAATTCCGACGCCATAGCGGTAAAAAAGCAGAAGCTGGTAGAAAAGAGTAA
- the rplC gene encoding 50S ribosomal protein L3 produces the protein MKPYIIGKKIGMTQLFLTDGTVVPVTVIETYKGVVTQVKTMAKDGYMAAQIGFGDGAKLNKAQTGHFKATETKPKIVSEIRIDEEDQKVKVGAKVDSTSFTEIKQVEISAVSKGKGFAGVIKRHHFSRGPETHGSDHHRAPGSIGGMFPQRVLKGQKLPGHMGHVRTTVKKLELVAVDTKNNLFSIRGSVPGPKGGTVEITGIMQ, from the coding sequence ATGAAGCCATATATTATCGGAAAAAAAATCGGAATGACCCAACTGTTCTTAACTGATGGAACGGTAGTTCCGGTTACGGTAATTGAAACCTATAAAGGCGTGGTTACCCAAGTTAAAACCATGGCTAAAGATGGGTATATGGCTGCACAAATTGGGTTTGGTGATGGTGCAAAGTTAAACAAAGCTCAAACCGGTCATTTCAAGGCCACCGAGACCAAACCAAAAATCGTGTCTGAAATTCGAATTGATGAAGAAGACCAAAAAGTAAAAGTTGGTGCTAAAGTTGATTCAACCTCTTTTACCGAGATCAAACAAGTTGAAATCTCTGCGGTTAGTAAAGGTAAAGGATTTGCCGGCGTTATCAAACGTCATCACTTTAGTCGCGGTCCGGAAACTCACGGCTCAGATCATCACCGCGCCCCTGGTTCCATTGGTGGAATGTTCCCACAGCGTGTTTTGAAAGGTCAAAAACTGCCCGGACATATGGGTCATGTGCGTACCACGGTTAAAAAATTAGAATTAGTGGCAGTTGATACCAAAAATAATTTATTTTCAATTCGCGGTTCAGTGCCAGGGCCAAAGGGCGGCACCGTTGAAATTACAGGAATTATGCAATGA
- the rplN gene encoding 50S ribosomal protein L14: MIQPQTRLKVADNTGAKELQVITVMGNVPRTAAQIGDIVTASVKTATPNGVVKKKQVVKAVIVRQVKPYRRKDGSYIRFDQNAAVIITKEKTGWLPKGTRIFGPIPRELRDGYMKIISLAPEVL; encoded by the coding sequence ATGATTCAGCCTCAGACAAGATTAAAAGTAGCCGATAACACCGGAGCTAAAGAGCTTCAGGTTATTACGGTTATGGGCAATGTACCCCGAACCGCCGCTCAAATTGGTGATATCGTTACCGCGTCAGTTAAAACCGCTACACCTAATGGCGTGGTAAAAAAGAAACAAGTGGTAAAAGCGGTCATCGTTAGACAGGTTAAACCTTATCGCCGCAAAGACGGGTCATATATTCGATTTGATCAGAACGCTGCGGTAATCATTACAAAAGAAAAAACCGGTTGGTTGCCAAAGGGTACCCGTATTTTTGGCCCCATCCCACGTGAGCTTCGAGATGGATACATGAAAATTATTTCGCTAGCACCGGAGGTTTTATAA